The Balaenoptera acutorostrata chromosome 10, mBalAcu1.1, whole genome shotgun sequence genome has a window encoding:
- the TAP1 gene encoding antigen peptide transporter 1 isoform X2, with amino-acid sequence MAVPFFTGRFTDWILHDRTGAAFTRNISLMSVLTIASAVLEFMADGIYNSTMGRVRSLLQGEVFRAVLRQETEFFQKNQTGAITSRVTEDTSTMSESLSSQLSLLLWYLGRGLCLLGLMLWGSPSLTMVTLLALPLLFLLPKKLGKWHKVLAAQVQESLAESSQVAIEVLSAMPTVRSFANEEGEAQKFRQKLHEMKTLNQKEALAYAVNLWTTNISGLLLKVGILYFGGQLVTSGSVSSGHLVTFVLYQIQFTTAVEVLLSTYPRVQKAVGSSEKIFEYLDRIPRCPASGVFTSLKLQGLVQFQGVSFAYPNRLDVPVLQGLTFTLRPGEVTALVGPNGSGKSTVAALLQNLYQPTEGQVLLDGEPLPKYEHRYLHRQVAAVGQEPQLFGRSLKENIAYGLVQKPTMEDITAAAVESGAHGFISVLPEGYDTEVGEAGGQLSGGQRQTVALARALIRKPCVLILDDATSALDANSQSRVEQLLYESPERCSRSVLLITQRLSSLKQAHHILFLEGGTIIEAGTHQQLMANEGRYWTMVQAPGGSGAPEKDSSDPHTPSPSLFPSSL; translated from the exons ATGGCTGTTCCATTCTTCACGGGCCGTTTCACGGACTGGATTCTACATGACAGGACAGGCGCTGCCTTCACTCGAAACATAAGTCTCATGTCTGTCCTCACCATAGCCAG CGCAGTGCTGGAGTTCATGGCTGATGGAATCTACAACAGCACCATGGGCCGCGTGCGCAGCCTCCTGCAGGGAGAGGTGTTTCGGGCTGTCCTGCGCCAGGAAACAGAGTTTTTTCAAAAGAACCAAACAG GTGCCATCACATCTCGGGTCACAGAGGACACGTCCACCATGAGTGAGTCTCTGAGTTCACAGCTGAGCCTCTTGCTGTGGTACCTTGGGCGTGGACTGTGTCTCTTGGGGCTCATGCTCTGGGGGTCCCCATCCCTCACCATGGTCACCCTGCTCGCCCTGCCACtacttttccttctgcctaagAAGCTGGGAAAATGGCACAAG GTGCTGGCAGCACAGGTGCAGGAATCTCTGGCAGAATCCAGCCAGGTGGCCATTGAGGTGCTGTCAGCTATGCCTACCGTCCGGAGCTTTGCCAACGAAGAGGGTGAGGCCCAGAAGTTCAGGCAAAAGCTGCATGAAATGAAGACACTCaaccagaaggaggccctggccTACGCGGTCAACCTCTGGACCACCAAT ATCTCAGGATTGCTGCTGAAGGTGGGAATCCTGTATTTCGGTGGGCAGCTGGTGACAAGTGGGTCTGTAAGCAGTGGGCACCTGGTCACCTTTGTTCTTTACCAGATCCAGTTCACCACAGCTGTTGAG GTACTGCTGTCCACCTATCCCAGGGTACAGAAGGCTGTGGGCtcttcagagaaaatatttgaatacctGGACCGGATCCCTCGCTGCCCAGCCAGTGGTGTGTTCACTTCCTTAAAGTTGCAGGGCCTCGTCCAGTTCCAGGGTGTCTCCTTCGCCTACCCAAACCGTCTAGATGTCCCAGTGCTGCAG GGTCTGACGTTCACCCTTCGTCCTGGTGAGGTGACGGCGCTGGTGGGGCCCAATGGGTCTGGGAAGAGCACAGTGGCTGCCCTGCTGCAGAATCTGTACCAGCCCACCGAGGGGCAGGTGCTCCTGGATGGGGAGCCCCTTCCCAAATATGAGCACCGCTACCTGCACAGACAG GTGGCTGCTGTGGGACAAGAGCCACAGCTATTTGGAAGAAGCTTGAAAGAAAATATTGCCTATGGCCTGGTCCAGAAGCCAACCATGGAGGACATCACAGCTGCTGCAGTGGAGTCTGGAGCCCACGGTTTCATCTCTGTACTCCCTGAAGGCTATGACACAG AGGTAGGTGAGGCTGGGGGCCAGCTGTCAGGGGGTCAGCGACAGACAGTGGCCTTGGCTCGAGCCTTGATCCGGAAACCATGTGTACTCATCCTGGATGATGCTACCAGTGCCCTGGATGCAAACAGCCAGTCCCGG GTGGAGCAGCTCCTGTATGAAAGCCCTGAGCGGTGCTCTCGGTCTGTGCTTCTCATCACCCAGCGCCTCAGCTCATTGAAGCAGGCTCACCACATCCTCTTTCTGGAAGGAGGCACCATCATTGAGGCGGGAACACACCAGCAGCTCATGGCGAATGAGGGACGCTATTGGACCATGGTTCAGGCTCCTGGTGGGTCAGGTGCTCCAGAAAAAGACTCCTCAGACCCGCACACTCCATCTCCGtccctttttccctcctctctgtAG
- the TAP1 gene encoding antigen peptide transporter 1 isoform X1 encodes MACSESPAPCGCLRLSRASLACLGTALLLLADWMLLRLALPRIASLLVPAALPLLRVWVAGLSRWAVLWLGARGVLGAALGFRRESAGVRGWLAALEPLAAVLGLALPGLASFRELGPWGARRDADSTRPLHWGSRLDAFALSYTAALPAAALWHKIRSLWVQGAHGASGVAVSRLLGFLGPEKERLPLILALLVLSCLGEMAVPFFTGRFTDWILHDRTGAAFTRNISLMSVLTIASAVLEFMADGIYNSTMGRVRSLLQGEVFRAVLRQETEFFQKNQTGAITSRVTEDTSTMSESLSSQLSLLLWYLGRGLCLLGLMLWGSPSLTMVTLLALPLLFLLPKKLGKWHKVLAAQVQESLAESSQVAIEVLSAMPTVRSFANEEGEAQKFRQKLHEMKTLNQKEALAYAVNLWTTNISGLLLKVGILYFGGQLVTSGSVSSGHLVTFVLYQIQFTTAVEVLLSTYPRVQKAVGSSEKIFEYLDRIPRCPASGVFTSLKLQGLVQFQGVSFAYPNRLDVPVLQGLTFTLRPGEVTALVGPNGSGKSTVAALLQNLYQPTEGQVLLDGEPLPKYEHRYLHRQVAAVGQEPQLFGRSLKENIAYGLVQKPTMEDITAAAVESGAHGFISVLPEGYDTEVGEAGGQLSGGQRQTVALARALIRKPCVLILDDATSALDANSQSRVEQLLYESPERCSRSVLLITQRLSSLKQAHHILFLEGGTIIEAGTHQQLMANEGRYWTMVQAPGGSGAPEKDSSDPHTPSPSLFPSSL; translated from the exons ATGGCCTGCTCGGAGTCCCCCGCTCCCTGCGGGTGTCTCCGCCTCTCCCGAGCCTCCCTCGCGTGCCTGGGGACAGCGCTGCTGCTCCTCGCCGACTGGATGCTCCTCCGGCTGGCGCTGCCCCGAATAGCCTCCCTGCTGGTACCCGCTGCGCTGCCGCTGCTCCGGGTCTGGGTGGCGGGCCTGAGCCGCTGGGCGGTGCTGTGGCTGGGAGCCCGAGGCGTCCTCGGGGCAGCGCTGGGCTTCCGGAGAGAAAGCGCAGGAGTCCGGGGATGGCTGGCTGCTTTGGAGCCGCTGGCGGCGGTGCTGGGCTTGGCCCTGCCAGGACTTGCCTCGTTCCGAGAGCTGGGCCCGTGGGGAGCCCGCAGGGACGCTGACAGCACCCGGCCACTGCACTGGGGAAGTCGCCTGGACGCCTTTGCGCTCAGCTACACGGCGGCACTGCCTGCGGCCGCCCTGTGGCATAAGATCAGGAGCCTTTGGGTGCAAGGAGCTCACGGCGCTTCTGGAGTGGCGGTGAGCCGGCTTCTAGGCTTCCTGGGCCCAGAGAAAGAACGCCTCCCGCTCATTCTGGCCCTGTTGGTACTCTCCTGTCTTG gggaGATGGCTGTTCCATTCTTCACGGGCCGTTTCACGGACTGGATTCTACATGACAGGACAGGCGCTGCCTTCACTCGAAACATAAGTCTCATGTCTGTCCTCACCATAGCCAG CGCAGTGCTGGAGTTCATGGCTGATGGAATCTACAACAGCACCATGGGCCGCGTGCGCAGCCTCCTGCAGGGAGAGGTGTTTCGGGCTGTCCTGCGCCAGGAAACAGAGTTTTTTCAAAAGAACCAAACAG GTGCCATCACATCTCGGGTCACAGAGGACACGTCCACCATGAGTGAGTCTCTGAGTTCACAGCTGAGCCTCTTGCTGTGGTACCTTGGGCGTGGACTGTGTCTCTTGGGGCTCATGCTCTGGGGGTCCCCATCCCTCACCATGGTCACCCTGCTCGCCCTGCCACtacttttccttctgcctaagAAGCTGGGAAAATGGCACAAG GTGCTGGCAGCACAGGTGCAGGAATCTCTGGCAGAATCCAGCCAGGTGGCCATTGAGGTGCTGTCAGCTATGCCTACCGTCCGGAGCTTTGCCAACGAAGAGGGTGAGGCCCAGAAGTTCAGGCAAAAGCTGCATGAAATGAAGACACTCaaccagaaggaggccctggccTACGCGGTCAACCTCTGGACCACCAAT ATCTCAGGATTGCTGCTGAAGGTGGGAATCCTGTATTTCGGTGGGCAGCTGGTGACAAGTGGGTCTGTAAGCAGTGGGCACCTGGTCACCTTTGTTCTTTACCAGATCCAGTTCACCACAGCTGTTGAG GTACTGCTGTCCACCTATCCCAGGGTACAGAAGGCTGTGGGCtcttcagagaaaatatttgaatacctGGACCGGATCCCTCGCTGCCCAGCCAGTGGTGTGTTCACTTCCTTAAAGTTGCAGGGCCTCGTCCAGTTCCAGGGTGTCTCCTTCGCCTACCCAAACCGTCTAGATGTCCCAGTGCTGCAG GGTCTGACGTTCACCCTTCGTCCTGGTGAGGTGACGGCGCTGGTGGGGCCCAATGGGTCTGGGAAGAGCACAGTGGCTGCCCTGCTGCAGAATCTGTACCAGCCCACCGAGGGGCAGGTGCTCCTGGATGGGGAGCCCCTTCCCAAATATGAGCACCGCTACCTGCACAGACAG GTGGCTGCTGTGGGACAAGAGCCACAGCTATTTGGAAGAAGCTTGAAAGAAAATATTGCCTATGGCCTGGTCCAGAAGCCAACCATGGAGGACATCACAGCTGCTGCAGTGGAGTCTGGAGCCCACGGTTTCATCTCTGTACTCCCTGAAGGCTATGACACAG AGGTAGGTGAGGCTGGGGGCCAGCTGTCAGGGGGTCAGCGACAGACAGTGGCCTTGGCTCGAGCCTTGATCCGGAAACCATGTGTACTCATCCTGGATGATGCTACCAGTGCCCTGGATGCAAACAGCCAGTCCCGG GTGGAGCAGCTCCTGTATGAAAGCCCTGAGCGGTGCTCTCGGTCTGTGCTTCTCATCACCCAGCGCCTCAGCTCATTGAAGCAGGCTCACCACATCCTCTTTCTGGAAGGAGGCACCATCATTGAGGCGGGAACACACCAGCAGCTCATGGCGAATGAGGGACGCTATTGGACCATGGTTCAGGCTCCTGGTGGGTCAGGTGCTCCAGAAAAAGACTCCTCAGACCCGCACACTCCATCTCCGtccctttttccctcctctctgtAG
- the PSMB9 gene encoding proteasome subunit beta type-9, whose protein sequence is MFRGASPGAPPSPFPTPDPPVLTSTCGIHLSRLSHSSLWVGFLRHLSPGSSAPRKLAPGCEASRHGPGRPLAGLEKGRSCRQRAARCPRSQTSGPGGEERGAGMLRAGAPTGDLPRAREVHTGTTIMAVEFDGGVVVGSDSRVSAGEAVVNRVFDKLSPLHQRIYCALSGSAADAQAIADMAAYQLELHGMELEEPPLVLAAANVVRNITYKYREDLSAHLMVAGWDRREGGQVYGTMGGMLIRQPFAIGGSGSTYIYGYVDAAYKPGMSPEECRRFTTNAIALAMNRDGSSGGVIYLVTITAAGVDHRVILGNELPKFYDE, encoded by the exons ATGTTTAGGGGAGCAAGCCCTGGTGCCCCACCTTCTCCATTCCCAACACCCGACCCTCCTGTCCTCACCTCCACTTGCGGGATCCACTTGTCGCGACTTTCTCACTCCAGCCTCTGGGTGGGGTTTCTACGTCATCTGTCTCCGGGCAGTTCTGCTCCGCGCAAGTTAGCGCCCGGATGCGAAGCCTCGCGGCATGGACCCGGGCGCCCCCTGGCGGGCTTGGAGAAGGGGCGGAGCTGTAGGCAGCGAGCAGCGCGCTGTCCCAGGTCGCAAACCAGTGGCCCAGGCGGCGAGGAGCGCGGCGCCGGGATGCTGCGGGCGGGAGCACCCACCGGTGACTTACCCCGGGCCAGAGAAGTCCACACCGGG ACAACCATCATGGCGGTAGAGTTTGATGGGGGCGTCGTGGTGGGATCTGATTCCCGGGTGTCTGCAGG AGAGGCGGTGGTGAACCGAGTGTTTGACAAGCTGTCCCCCCTGCACCAGCGCATCTACTGTGCTCTCTCTGGCTCGGCTGCTGATGCTCAGGCCATAGCGGACATGGCTGCCTACCAGCTGGAGCTCCATGG AATGGAACTGGAGGAACCCCCACTTGTTCTGGCTGCTGCAAATGTGGTGAGGAATATCACCTATAAATATCGGGAGGACCTGTCTGCACATCTCATGGTAGCAGGCTGGGACCGACGCGAAGGGGGCCAG GTATATGGGACCATGGGAGGGATGCTGATTCGACAGCCCTTTGCCATCGGTGGCTCTGGCAGCACCTATATCTACGGTTACGTGGACGCGGCCTACAAACCAGGCATGTCCCCAGAGGAGTGCAGGCGCTTCACCACGAATG CTATTGCTCTGGCCATGAACCGGGATGGCTCCAGTGGGGGCGTCATCTACCTGGTCACGATCACAGCCGCTGGTGTGGACCATCGAGTCATCTTGGGCAATGAGCTGCCGAAATTCTATGACGAGTGA
- the PSMB8 gene encoding proteasome subunit beta type-8, translating to MALLDVCGAPRGQREDWAFPHAGSRQRSDPGHYSFSLRSPELALPLGMQPTEFFRSLGGNAERNIQIEMAHGTTTLAFKFQHGVIVAVDSRASAGNYIDTLTVNKVIEINPYLLGTMSGCAADCQYWERLLAKECRLYYLRNGERISVSAASKLLSNMTCQYRGMGLSIGSMICGWDKKGPGLYYVDGNGTRLSGNMFSTGSGNSHAYGVMDTGYRPDLGIEEACDLGRRAIVHATHRDSYSGGVVNMYHVKEDGWVKVESTDVSDLMHQYREASQ from the exons ATGGCGCTGCTGGACGTGTGCGGAGCCCCCCGCGGGCAGCGGGAGGACTGGGCTTTCCCTCACGCGGGAAGCCGGCAGCGCTCGGACCCCGGTCACTACAGTTTCTCTCTGCGATCTCCGGAGCTCGCCCTCCCCCTGGGAATGCAG CCCACTGAATTCTTCCGGTCCCTGGGTGGGAATGCAGAAAGGAACATTCAGATCGAGATGGCTCATGGCACGACCACGCTGGCCTTCAAGTTCCAGCATGGGGTGATTGTGGCCGTGGATTCTCGGGCCTCGGCCGGGAATTACATTG ACACATTAACGGTGAACAAGGTGATTGAGATTAACCCTTACCTGCTTGGTACCATGTCTGGCTGTGCAGCTGACTGTCAGTACTGGGAGCGTCTGCTGGCGAAGGAGTGCAG GCTGTACTATTTGCGGAATGGCGAGCGTATCTCTGTGTCTGCAGCCTCCAAACTGCTCTCCAACATGACGTGCCAGTACCGGGGCATGGGCCTCTCCATAGGCAGCATGATCTGTGGCTGGGACAAGAAA GGTCCTGGACTCTACTATGTGGATGGAAATGGGACTCGGCTCTCCGGAAATATGTTCTCCACCGGTAGTGGGAACTCCCATGCCTATGGGGTCATGGATACTGGCTATAGACCTGACCTTGGCATTGAAGAGGCCTGTGACCTGGGCCGAAGGGCAATTGTTCATGCCACCCACCGAGACAGCTATTCTGGAGGCGTTGTCAATA TGTACCACGTGAAGGAGGACGGTTGGGTGAAAGTGGAAAGTACAGACGTCAGTGACCTGATGCACCAGTACCGGGAGGCCAGTCAGTAA